A region of Cucumis melo cultivar AY chromosome 2, USDA_Cmelo_AY_1.0, whole genome shotgun sequence DNA encodes the following proteins:
- the LOC103500984 gene encoding protein NRT1/ PTR FAMILY 1.2-like codes for MENQNSEKMETTQKVERKKGGLRTMPFIIANETFEKISNVGLHANMIFYLMNEYHMDKAKGAIVLFLWSALTNFLPIGGAFLSDSYLGRFKVIAMGTVVTLLGMVVLWLTAIFPKARPPHCRPPSEFCVSANTAQLMLLYFAFLLMAAGAGGIRPCSLAFGADQLENPGNPKNQRTMQSFFNWYYASVGISVTISVVFMVYLQNAAGWIVGFGVPVGLMLFSTVMFFLGSSLYVKLMANKSLLSSLTQVIVAAWRNRHLEFPPQASDKWFYHKGSKLVTPTPKLRFLNKACIIRNKETDVDSNGMAKFPWRLSTIQRVEELKAVIRVLPIWSTGIIISATINQFTFSSLQASTMDRHITPHFQFPAASFAVFAILTLTIWVAIYDQIIVPLLAKFTKKSNGLTLKQRMGIGLVVSCLTSIVSAGIERKRRNRAIHEGLANVPGGIVQMSAMWLVPQHCLAGLAEALNAIGQIQFFYSQLPRSMASIAVALFSLGMGGGSLVAALTVSVVKKRTTKNGNVGWLSDNLNQGHYDYYYWLLSLMGVANLLHYLIFSWFYGDEKEGEEQSRIWDDKEAIEVEGTSNA; via the exons ATGGAGAACCAGAATTCAGAGAAAATGGAAACCACCCAAAAGGTTGAAAGGAAAAAGGGTGGTCTTCGAACTATGCCTTTTATTATAG CAAACGAGACATTTGAGAAGATTTCAAATGTTGGTCTTCATGCAAATATGatattttacttgatgaatGAATATCACATGGATAAAGCTAAAGGAGCCATCGTCTTGTTTCTGTGGTCTGCATTGACAAACTTTTTGCCCATTGGTGGGGCTTTCCTCTCTGATTCTTACTTGGGTCGGTTTAAGGTCATCGCCATGGGGACAGTGGTTACACTTCTT GGGATGGTGGTTTTATGGTTAACAGCCATATTTCCAAAAGCAAGGCCTCCACACTGTAGACCACCATCGGAATTTTGTGTTTCAGCAAACACTGCTCAGCTAATGCTTCTGTATTTTGCATTTCTTCTTATGGCAGCCGGAGCTGGGGGAATTCGACCATGTTCCTTGGCGTTTGGGGCAGATCAACTTGAAAATCCAGGCAACCCCAAAAACCAGAGGACTATGCAGAGCTTCTTCAACTGGTACTATGCTTCAGTTGGAATTTCAGTCACCATTTCGGTGGTCTTTATGGTTTATCTCCAGAATGCTGCCGGTTGGATTGTGGGTTTTGGAGTTCCTGTTGGACTTATGCTGTTTTCCACAGTCATGTTCTTTCTTGGCTCTTCATTGTATGTTAAACTGATGGCAAACAAGAGTCTGCTTAGCAGTTTGACTCAGGTAATCGTTGCAGCTTGGAGAAATAGACACTTGGAATTTCCcccacaagcttctgataaatgGTTTTACCATAAAGGTTCAAAGCTTGTCACCCCAACGCCTAAACTGAG GTTTCTAAACAAGGCTTGCATAATAAGAAACAAAGAAACAGATGTGGATTCTAATGGAATGGCCAAATTCCCATGGAGATTAAGCACGATTCAACGTGTAGAGGAACTAAAAGCAGTAATCAGAGTACTTCCAATTTGGTCCACTGGCATTATAATCAGTGCCACCATTAACCAATTCACCTTCTCTTCTCTCCAAGCAAGCACGATGGACAGACACATAACACCCCACTTTCAATTCCCAGCGGCTTCCTTCGCTGTCTTCGCAATTCTAACCCTTACAATCTGGGTCGCGATATACGATCAAATCATCGTCCCACTATTAGCGAAGTTCACCAAAAAATCAAATGGACTCACTTTAAAGCAAAGAATGGGCATCGGATTGGTAGTCTCATGCTTGACCTCAATAGTTTCGGCAGGAATAGAGAGAAAACGAAGGAACAGAGCAATTCATGAAGGTCTAGCCAACGTACCAGGAGGAATTGTGCAGATGTCGGCGATGTGGCTGGTTCCACAGCACTGCCTGGCGGGGTTGGCTGAAGCGTTGAACGCAATAGGACAGATTCAATTCTTCTACTCGCAGCTACCGAGGAGCATGGCCAGCATTGCAGTAGCGCTGTTCTCGCTGGGAATGGGCGGAGGGAGCTTGGTGGCAGCGCTGACTGTGAGCGTAGTGAAGAAGAGGACGACTAAGAATGGGAATGTGGGATGGCTTTCAGATAATCTGAACCAGGGGCATTATGATTACTACTACTGGTTGTTGAGCTTGATGGGCGTCGCTAATTTGTTGCACTATTTGATTTTCAGTTGGTTCTATGGAGATGAGAAAGAGGGAGAGGAACAGAGTAGGATTTGGGATGATAAGGAAGCGATTGAAGTGGAGGGCACCTCCAATGCTTGA